Part of the Flavobacterium okayamense genome, TTCAGCACTGTTTTTAGGTTCTGCTTTTACAAATGTGCTTTCAGCGAAAACAATAGCTGGACGAATATTGGTATCAAATCGTTTTTGTAAATATGCTGAAAATATACTTACAAGTAAAACAGTCAACAAAACAAACATTCCCACAAAAAATGTACGCTTGATATTGGTATATGATGAGAAATAATAGCCAATAAAAAACAACAAAAAAGTAATCGCGCAACCAACGCTTGTCCACGCCCAAGCATCATACGAAAGCATAGAAGTGAAATTGTAAACTAATTTCGAAAAGCCAACTTCTGGAACTACTTTAATATCGTCAATTGCCATTTTTTGAGCAAAATGTAAATTGGTTTGAATGGCTTCATCATCAGGATTTAACAACAACGCTTTTTCTAAGTTAAAGATAGCTGGAGCAACTTTTCCTAATTTGTAATAAGCGTTTCCAAGATTATAATACAATTCTGCAGAGGCTACTTTTTGATTTTCTAAAATCGATTCGTATTGAGAAGCTGCTAATTCAAATTTTTCTTGACGATAATTTTCATTTGCTTTTTCAAAAAGAATTTGTGAAGCATCTTGTGCCCAAATAATTTGGGTTATTATTAATACTATGTAAGTAACTATTTTGTTCATAATAATTTGTTTTCTTTGATGTTCGTTTTTGTCTTGACACAAAAACGAACCAAAAAAGTCAAGAAGGTTTTAAGGAAATTTTTTCGAATTAAAATTCTCAAAACCTAAGTCAAATCTGCTCTTCATGCTCTTTTCGATTTCATCGAAACGCAATTTCGATTGATTTGCTTCTATTTCTGAAAAACCTTCGTTTTTCATTATTCTTACAACTGTTTTTCTAAATCAGATATTAAAGTAACGGCTCTATCGTAATCTTTTTGCATCGCAACATCAGAAGATGGTGTATATCGAGCAAATTCGCAATCATTCATTAGTGCAATAAATTCTGAAACAATTTCACTGTTGGCATTTTTAGCTAACAATAATTCTTGAATGTTTTCTTTACTCATTTCAGAAGTTTCCAAATGCAATTTTGCCTTCAAAAAGTTGTGCATTGCTTTTTCCATTGCCATATAAAAAGGCACTTTATTACCCAATTGTTTTTTAGCTTCGGAAAGGAATTTTTTAGCCAATTTCGTATTTCTACGAATTTTGTTTCCAACCACATCGGCATCAATTGCTTCTTTTTTCTTCTTCGCTAAAATGATTATTGGAATTAACAAAAATGGAGCAAAAAGCAACATGTAAAATTTACTACTTCCAAAGAAATCTTCTTTAGCTAACGCCTGAAATTCCGAATTTAATTTGATGAATTGAAATGTATTGTACTTTTCAACTTTTTGCTTGTTAGCCGAATTATTTTCATTTGAAGCTACATTTTCTTTTCCTTGTAAAACATTAATTTCAATGGCTTCTGAAGTAATTGTTTTATATGAT contains:
- a CDS encoding tetratricopeptide repeat protein, whose translation is MNKIVTYIVLIITQIIWAQDASQILFEKANENYRQEKFELAASQYESILENQKVASAELYYNLGNAYYKLGKVAPAIFNLEKALLLNPDDEAIQTNLHFAQKMAIDDIKVVPEVGFSKLVYNFTSMLSYDAWAWTSVGCAITFLLFFIGYYFSSYTNIKRTFFVGMFVLLTVLLVSIFSAYLQKRFDTNIRPAIVFAESTFVKAEPKNSAENAFELHEGTKVFVKEELDNWKRIQLTDKTEGWIKKDAIKELKE